In a single window of the Agrobacterium vitis genome:
- a CDS encoding NlpC/P60 family protein — MQLDRRLNAYRSDLADAALRDRVEAEQYVSGTPARIAVPVIALRPRPDFACGIDTEVLLGEEVTVFDRADGWAWVKADLDGYVGYVPETAIAAIEAPPTHWITVPRSFLYTGPDLRYPNARTISMGSRITVTGEAETRGTRYCLLSDGDAVIADHCRSLGTPAGEDYVAIAARFLETPYLWGGRSGLGIDCSGLVQLSMQMCGLSAPRDSDMQAAGLGNPIERSDLRRGDLIFWKGHAGIMEDERTLLHANGHTMSVAREDVDAAIARIGWLYQQPTGYRRPERIA; from the coding sequence ATGCAACTGGACCGCCGGCTGAACGCCTATCGATCTGATCTGGCCGATGCGGCCCTACGCGACCGGGTGGAAGCCGAGCAATATGTCAGCGGCACACCGGCGCGTATTGCCGTGCCGGTTATCGCTTTGCGTCCGCGCCCGGATTTTGCCTGCGGAATCGATACGGAGGTGCTGCTGGGCGAAGAGGTTACGGTCTTCGACCGTGCCGATGGCTGGGCCTGGGTTAAGGCCGATCTGGATGGCTATGTCGGCTATGTGCCGGAAACGGCGATTGCCGCCATCGAGGCGCCGCCCACGCATTGGATAACGGTGCCACGCAGTTTTCTCTACACCGGTCCGGACCTGCGCTATCCCAATGCGCGGACCATCTCGATGGGTAGCCGGATAACGGTTACCGGTGAGGCTGAGACCCGTGGTACCCGTTACTGTCTGCTGAGCGACGGTGATGCGGTGATTGCCGATCATTGCCGCTCCCTCGGCACGCCTGCGGGCGAGGATTATGTGGCCATCGCCGCCCGTTTTCTGGAAACGCCCTATCTGTGGGGCGGACGCAGTGGGCTTGGCATCGATTGCTCCGGCCTCGTCCAGCTCTCCATGCAGATGTGCGGGCTGAGCGCCCCGCGCGACAGCGACATGCAGGCCGCAGGCCTCGGCAACCCGATTGAGCGGAGCGATCTGCGCCGGGGCGACCTGATCTTCTGGAAAGGCCATGCCGGCATCATGGAAGACGAGCGCACCCTGCTGCATGCCAATGGCCACACGATGAGCGTTGCCCGCGAAGACGTGGACGCTGCCATCGCCCGGATCGGCTGGCTCTATCAGCAGCCGACCGGCTATCGCCGACCGGAACGGATCGCTTAG